attgaatacaaagtttttatcgctaaaaatatatagtcaGCGatctcgcgtaaaatcaatgttcagcaatataattttaaataccgTGAGTTTGCGTTTTAAACATTCTGTCTGTAAAACTACTAATTGATCAGCAAAATTTCACGATTGGTCGGCTAAGGTAATCGGTCAATATAGCATATTAAGCGTAATATATTGAAAGTATGGTAGGTACTAAGTAGgttaattcattcataattgGTTTTCATTGGCCGGACACGTCGGATCATATGCCGgatgcattttaaattttaggaAGTTCAACGTTTTCAAGACTTCATGAAAAACAGTTGTAACCGTTATGGCGGATGGGATGAAtacaatcataatatttttgtaaatatttggaGTAAACACTACAACGGTGACGAAGTATTTGATACGCCGCCATTTTCGGACGTTACTTACATTAGATTTCAAGATGAAGTTCTACAAAAGATATTTGGTATGTGTTTTaaggaagaaaaaaataactgatTAGTTTGATTTGTACTTGGAaaatccattttttttatgtcaacagacaaccgagctggtggttcgcctgatagtaagctaTCACCACATGTATATCCGCAGAGTCGTGCCTGCGAATCCGTTAACATAGTATTAACAGGACAGGACTAACGTCTTTAActggttttaaattaatagttcAGTTCTGATTAGCCcgtttatcataatatttgttgtattgttttattttaaaaatatttaaaaacttcgtATTATTGTTTTCCGTTTAAGGAGTAAAAGTTGAAGATGTTAAATCTCATACGCAGTGGTATGTCGAATAtagcaatttaaaaagatGCCAAGAATTAGCTCTTAGCAAGTGGAGAGAAAacaagagaaaaataaaaaatcccaAGCAAATTAACAAGATGAGGGGTGATAGTGTGACCTGTGTAAGTGTAGACAGTAATAAAGCCTTGGTAAGGGGTAGCaaattgataagaaattttaaagtaccTTTTGAAGGATGTGGCCTTTGGTAAGAAAATATTCAACGCGTAAACGTACGATTTTCTCCAATGATATTGTTTAATGGtcataaatagtaattaaagtTCCTCATAGCATGCATGATATAAACCGATGGTGGGTAGGACCTCGGATCGTTCAAATCGAAAAATCAGGGTTTCAAGACAGGCGAGCgttcagaaaataaatagatctagtattttttttgtgtttgattttacgcgagtattatacatttagaaattaaaaactttttaacggattttatttgatatagcagtggtggctcagtggtgagaacctcggacttcaaaattgataagtcggggttcgagaccgggcgagcgtgcaggaaataaattgatttttcaatttatctgcacatgtagataacattaccactgcttaaaacggtgaaggaaaacatcgtgaggaaaccggcatgtccgagaatcgaaagttcgacgacatgtgacatctgccaacccgcacttggccagcgtggtggattatggcctgaaccctcataggaagcctgtgtcccagcagtgggaacatataagggctgatgatgataacggattttaaacgcgatttattcattatattattaacccgacgtttcgaacactttacagcgagcttggtcacggggagactggcgtttaaaatccgttaaaaagtttttaatttctaaataaataaatttgtccaTTTCACCATTGCTATAAACGGTTaaggaaaaacatcgtgagaaaaccggcatgtcgaagaatcacAAGCTCGACGGCATGTGAGATCTACCAACCCTTACTTGGCCAGGGTGGTGTGATAATAGCCAGgaccctcatagaaggcccaTGTCCTTGCAAtgggtacatattatatggactgatgatgttaattatttatgggGACTTACTTTTTTGACGAcggataacataatactttactATTTCGACTAGTGTTCAGATTTCGTGCATAGGAGGTTCCCATTCTAGTTTCAAAAACGGAGTTCTGTAATTTTGTATAGctacaatttttatgttacattttCAGGAACGTACAAACTCTAAAGCTAGCACTAGATTATGCAAGAAAGAGAAAGGGAATTCTGCAGTTGTTAACGGAAATAAAACCAACGACCAAGGTATAAAGAGAtcgattttttaattgtctGTATTGACTTAAACACAGAATagtaacaatatttcataGCCTTAGGCCTCAGATTATCTAAagtctgaaaatttcaaattcctaaaataaaaaaaaaacaattattattaatatgtataccGGCATTATGATTTTTGTGGTATGACgtagacatatttttatattataacgtgGTATATCACGAGAAAAGGGCAGAGGAAAAATATACTAAGAGCCAGTATTGTAACCGAAAGTATgggataaattttaaaaccagTAATAGTACTATTAATGTAACTCGATGGATAGGAttatcgtttaaaaaaaaaactatcattTCTACCTACAAAGCGGCTCATCCATTTAGTTATTACAACACCACTATTAGATAGATGTCTCAAAGACCCAACAACCAACACGTACACcctttaataacaaaatatttgtaaataaatttcgtttcAGCTTTGGAGTCCGGAATGGATAAACTCGTTCAGGAATTAGATTTGAGgtaaaagatattataaaatgtttgttaatttgtcGCTCATTTTCTttactgtattattatactatgtattataCTTGTGCTCACCATTAATTTTCAGTGATAACTGTACAGAAACattggatttaaattttattctacatAACAATATGTCAGCAAATAATGGTAGAAATTTCAAACGAGCGCGTGATACCTCTTCGACGATATATAAGCCGACAGAACAATGGAAAAGTCGATGTCAAGGAAAAAGCGACATCATTGGCCATCTTAACATAGATGATATGAAAAAACtgtaagatttattaaattactaaaatttacATCTATCTCGCAGTATTATAAACTGCTAGTACTAAAGACTCTGtattagatattatgtaactttaatcttaaaataatataacagtaacCAAACCATTTCTATGcagaatataatgaataatcaatgtgataattaacaaaatgtaattCTAAGAGTGGTATACAAtacttacatacaatattatgatttaaaaaaacctttcAAGTAATATCTAtgtcacaattatttttgtttttcaggaAAACACCAATATGGCGTATAGATTTGAAATAGTCACACTTGTATTTGATTATACAATgcaatttgtatgtttaccacattattaatataactacgTGTGATTCTTAGAATTTTAATCTTACATTGTTGTGACTATTGCACCTCGGGACCAAGAAGATACCGATTGACACATGATTGTTTTGTGTTGGTGATATGGATAGTTAAGAACGATAAACATacacgtgttttttttaatggtagGGATGTTTCATGGAAGTTAAATTAAACTCCTTAATTCATGTTTTGCAACAAATGTAATTCAACAATTGaactaatttaacaaataaaaatacttaaataaaaatctaaccCATACATATTTAccgtttttgttttacatttaattcataatgtaTTTCTGAATAATCTAAAAACCCGGTGGTAAAGCGGtaaatggtaaatattataatactcaaacgtgcttctagaagaagtcgtgttgaataaatgaatatatatagtaatatatagtctaatctttaaaaacacatcaagcaattttttcgtaattttttgtcgtatacaaataaataacaatttatgtaaaaaaaaatctttgtcATTTCATAATATGCATGTTGTAAAAATCGTTAGGTTTGTAATCTAAGCGACCACATtgcaaattcaaaattttttatcattagttCGTAaactgattaaaatttaacgcATAATTTTAGCTAACAGTTAAATTCGCAATTCATTAATTTGCAAGCAAACGCGtctgtatagttttaaaataaactaaaccataccttttttttttaagtggagaATGCTCATGCATACCCACAGCCCGGGGAAaggccgtgggttatgtcagACTCCCATTGCCTAGAGAGACCTACCGACTAAACTCCACTGTGTCCCGTATTCCCGCGCTATTCGCCAAGGCCGTGGGAACTCTTATGAAATCATCCACTACCCCGGCTGCGGCCGCCTGCAAACAAGCCCACCATCAGGTTACAATAAACCCTTAGACAATAACGCGAATGCGTCTCCTCATCCTCATTCTCATGCGAAGCGGCGTGAGCGGAACACAACTCACGCCGCCGCACCGCTCAGGGCGATGGACCTTTCCCCGATCCATCGTCCAGGGCCCTACGTTACGGAGGCAGGTCGCGGTCACTGGCAACCGGCTCCGCCTCCTCTTTCCTCTTTCCTCAGAATCGCCTTCTCGCAGAAGGCGACCACCGCGCGCCAGGACCTAATGCTGCCAACCATTGCGCGAACTACAGATGGAAGCGAAAGATCCGGCCCTACAACAGCGACCAAACATTGCTGAGCTTCGGCCCAGGCAGGGCACGCACTCAGAGTGTGGTCTGCTGTGTCCTCCTGACAAGGACACCAGTGACAGGCCATGGTAGGCTCCCGTATTGCGACTCGACACAGATATCGTCCGAAGCACCCGTGCCCAGACAATATCTGTGTCAAGCGAAACGTGAGAACCCCATGCCGTCTACTACACCACTCTCTAAGGACCGGTCGAATAGCCTCGACCGTCCTCACACCTGCGCTAGGGTTCTCAAGCCGCCTCTCCCAATCATGATACAGCTGCTCGCGAGCCGCGTCCCTCCAGCGCAAAATCTTCTCTGGGATTGGGTCCACTCCCGAAGACCTTGATGCAGCGATTCGGCGGTATACATCCGCGAGAACCACTGCATCTAGCTCCCATGGAGGGGTAGCAGCAATGGCACATGCCGCCTCAAAGGAGACAGTGCGATACGCCCTCGATATTCTGTGCCATGATCCGCTGTGGGCGACGCAGAAGGGGTCTGGTACGGGCACTGAGAGAGTCAGCCCAAATAGGCGCCCCGCAAAGGGCCATGGAACGGATGACCCCAGCATAAAGACGACGACATCCGTCCCCGGGCCCCCGCAGGTTCGGGAGCAAGCTTGCTAGTGCCCCGGCCGCCCTGATAAGGCGGGGGGTGAGACGACGGAAGTGCTCCGCAAATGTCCAACGACCGTCAAGGACAATCCCTAGGTAACGCATTGCCTAACTAATCGATGGACACGCCACCCACCTGGATAGATAATCCGGCATCCACTAAACCAAACCTAACTTAACCCTTCATACCTGTGCCCATTTCACAATTAAACGGTAAAATTATTAGCGACGTATGTTACAAACTACAATTTAACGCCAGATAATATCTCTAAGTGACGTTGGGAGGATACACATGCACATAGCCCGAAGAACTGATGACCTTTGGGGCAGAAAGGTTCTCGAATGGCGACCGCGTACAGGACGTCGCAGCGTGGGACGGCCTTCAACAAGATGGACGGACGACCTGATTAAAGTAGCAGGGAGCCGCTGAATTCAGGCCGCTTATTTGGAAATCTCTGGGgaaggcctatgtccaacagtggacgtcaTAAAAGGCTGCAACGACGAGTCATATCTCGGGATAGATTGTAATCTAACGTTGTTTACATggtaacaattttattgtgacATGCATATTATGAGCACAAAgcaatgataaattaaacacaaatcgACATAATTGAACATCACTTTACCAATTCTATTAACATTAGTTTTAATCATCAATCAGCTTTTACCTTTATCCTTCT
The Zerene cesonia ecotype Mississippi chromosome 14, Zerene_cesonia_1.1, whole genome shotgun sequence DNA segment above includes these coding regions:
- the LOC119831923 gene encoding uncharacterized protein LOC119831923, encoding MMTKNLNAPVKVQEKPDYTKYSKTTKHARVYPKPHYNEVVPSPVRAIINSPFKCAEVQRFQDFMKNSCNRYGGWDEYNHNIFVNIWSKHYNGDEVFDTPPFSDVTYIRFQDEVLQKIFGVKVEDVKSHTQWYVEYSNLKRCQELALSKWRENKRKIKNPKQINKMRGDSVTCERTNSKASTRLCKKEKGNSAVVNGNKTNDQALESGMDKLVQELDLSDNCTETLDLNFILHNNMSANNGRNFKRARDTSSTIYKPTEQWKSRCQGKSDIIGHLNIDDMKKLKTPIWRIDLK